In Aegilops tauschii subsp. strangulata cultivar AL8/78 chromosome 3, Aet v6.0, whole genome shotgun sequence, one genomic interval encodes:
- the LOC109765376 gene encoding uncharacterized protein produces MSSRHEGGGHGAAAAAAGAGVGSIKEGGGRDAHEDDLVMPGFRFHPTEEELIEFYLRRKVEGKRFNVELITFLDLYRYDPWELPALAAIGEKEWFFYVPRDRKYRNGDRPNRVTASGYWKATGADRMIRAENNRSIGLKKTLVFYSGKAPKGVRSSWIMNEYRLPTADTDRYHKTEISLCRVYKRTGIDDGRGHPSSARSTMPSRRGAEARQDNRQGSSSTSTPTPPPTPSKLQLLQAGECTSPPAPMTDHAQTHRPAAPRQHLAATLKPSGGSLGYLQSTAATGDHQQEAAAALLYQQYSKSTNTFASTYSLLNLVNAASMGVASAAAIDELSTLVGHGAAQLPSYHSPASSGGHHDHFVVPLPTPPTQPITPLGTLPMSLAAISDKIWDWNPIPDAAAGRDYGGAGFK; encoded by the exons ATGAGCAGCAGACACgagggcggcggccatggcgccgccgcggcggcggcgggagctgGCGTGGGTAGTATCAAGGAGGGCGGCGGCCGGGACGCGCACGAGGACGACCTGGTGATGCCCGGGTTCCGGTTCCACCCGACGGAGGAGGAGCTGATCGAGTTCTACCTCCGCCGCAAGGTGGAGGGCAAGCGCTTCAATGTCGAGCTCATCACCTTCCTCGACCTCTACCGCTACGACCCCTGGGAGCTCCCAG CGCTGGCGGCGATTGGGGAGAAGGAGTGGTTCTTCTACGTGCCGAGGGACCGCAAGTACCGGAACGGGGACAGGCCCAACCGGGTGACGGCGTCGGGGTACTGGAAGGCGACGGGGGCGGACAGGATGATCCGGGCGGAGAACAACCGCTCCATCGGGCTCAAGAAGACGCTCGTCTTCTACTCCGGCAAGGCGCCCAAGGGCGTCCGCAGCAGCTGGATCATGAACGAGTACCGCCTCCCCACCGCCGACACCGACCGATACCACAAG ACAGAAATCTCTCTCTGCCGTGTCTACAAGCGCACCGGCATCGACGACGGCCGTGGCCACCCCTCCTCGGCGCGGTCGACGATGCCCTCccgccgcggcgctgaggcacgGCAGGACAACAGACAAGGGTCATCGTCGACGTCCACGCCCACGCCACCGCCGACTCCATCCAAGCTCCAACTTCTACAAGCAGGCGAGTGCACGTCGCCGCCGGCGCCCATGACCGATCACGCCCAAACGCACAGGCCGGCGGCTCCAAGGCAGCACCTAGCAGCCACCTTAAAGCCCTCGGGTGGCTCATTAGGATACCTACAGTCAACCGCAGCGACCGGCGATCATCAGCAGGAGGCAGCCGCGGCGTTGCTGTACCAGCAGTACTCCAAGAGCACAAACACCTTCGCGTCCACGTACTCGCTGCTCAACCTGGTGAACGCGGCGTCCATGGGCGTCGCCTCCGCCGCGGCCATCGACGAGCTGAGCACGCTGGTGGGCCACGGCGCCGCCCAGCTGCCGTCCTACCACAGCCCCGCGTCGTCCGGCGGCCACCACGACCACTTCGTCGTTCCACTGCCGACGCCGCCGACGCAGCCAATTACGCCGCTGGGGACGCTGCCGATGTCGCTGGCCGCCATCTCCGACAAGATCTGGGACTGGAACCCGATCCCCGACGCGGCGGCGGGCAGAGATTACGGTGGCGCCGGCTTCAAGTGA